A region of Longimicrobium sp. DNA encodes the following proteins:
- a CDS encoding ABC transporter permease, with product MGSLFQDLRFAARSLRRAPGFALAAVLTLGLGIGASTAIFSVVDAVLLRPLPYPQASRLIHLWEFGKDEMSASGSQASLANIDDWRRTAKTLDRIAAYRYWLFNVTGGPAPEALLGAYVSADFFPTLGVQPALGRTFLASEDRPGEGKAVVISDALWRRRFAADPGVVGRTMQVDGAPHTVVGVMPKGFEFPATLPGDAALPTRELDVWAPLAVDASTAGRGQHNWWALGRLAPGATVEQARAEMARIGRETHARFPEAHAFVGVRELRAHVVDSLRPVLLILLGAVGIVLLVACANVANLLLARGTART from the coding sequence ATGGGATCGCTCTTCCAGGACCTCCGCTTCGCCGCCCGCTCGCTGCGCCGGGCTCCCGGCTTCGCCCTGGCCGCCGTGCTCACGCTGGGGCTGGGGATCGGCGCCAGCACGGCCATCTTCAGCGTGGTGGATGCCGTGCTCCTGCGTCCGCTCCCCTACCCGCAGGCGTCGCGGCTCATCCACCTGTGGGAGTTCGGCAAGGACGAGATGTCGGCGTCGGGGAGCCAGGCGTCGCTCGCCAACATCGACGACTGGCGGCGCACCGCGAAGACGCTGGACCGCATCGCCGCGTACCGCTACTGGCTCTTCAACGTGACGGGCGGCCCGGCCCCCGAGGCGCTGCTGGGCGCGTACGTGAGCGCCGACTTCTTCCCCACGCTGGGCGTGCAGCCGGCGCTGGGGCGGACGTTCCTGGCCAGCGAGGACCGGCCGGGCGAGGGGAAGGCGGTGGTGATCAGCGACGCGCTCTGGCGCCGCCGCTTCGCCGCGGACCCCGGCGTGGTGGGGCGCACCATGCAGGTGGACGGCGCGCCGCACACCGTGGTGGGGGTGATGCCGAAGGGCTTCGAGTTCCCCGCCACGCTGCCGGGCGACGCGGCGCTCCCCACCCGCGAGCTGGACGTGTGGGCGCCGCTGGCCGTGGACGCGTCCACCGCGGGGCGCGGGCAGCACAACTGGTGGGCGCTGGGCCGCCTGGCCCCCGGCGCCACCGTGGAGCAGGCGCGCGCTGAGATGGCGCGCATCGGGCGGGAGACGCACGCGCGCTTCCCCGAGGCGCACGCCTTCGTGGGGGTGCGCGAGCTGCGCGCCCACGTGGTCGACTCGCTGCGGCCGGTACTGCTGATCCTGCTGGGCGCGGTGGGGATCGTGCTCCTGGTGGCGTGCGCCAACGTCGCCAACCTGCTGCTGGCCCGCGGCACCGCGCGCACCC